Proteins found in one Lysinibacillus fusiformis genomic segment:
- a CDS encoding methyl-accepting chemotaxis protein, with amino-acid sequence MKLLKNTSLKNKLLLTVSIVVLLLIAIITTQSISELNNRMNVDLEQELKSVGLLTAMNLDSDEVKDLLSEKGETNAKFTKIQKQLDMIQEQQGIMSWSYIWDVKDEGGVNPIGYTSNLNEVYEAGEIFTELADEHVETAKLAIENNSTEVTDIFEDPFGSWRTVFSPIKDDSGQLIALLGIDYSADYINTIIKTSVIKQIVIAIIGILILLVLVYIIIDRLLKPLKKVVNVANQVANGELIDVDLETSKDEIGKLSESIRTMVANLQHIILNIRNTSNHVSSAANQLTVHAGETYSSSTNIALDMNQITQNAEASMTMTEETAAAMEETATGIQQIADSANTAAESSISASQASERGNEVVQQVIAQMELINDSVEQIGTTINGLHVNTKKISEIVSLITAIADQTNLLALNAAIEAARAGEHGKGFAVVADEVRRLAEQSSQSATEIYNLISSIQSDSNASITVMEKGKEDVKVGMAFTTEVGEIFKEILTSSEEVASQIREISAASQQISASSEEVAASVNNIKQSAEQSAEFSSNVSKSTQEQLSTMQEVKDASSSLGKTAEELQGLVAKFKLENDHNGH; translated from the coding sequence ATGAAGTTGTTAAAAAACACATCATTAAAAAACAAGCTTTTACTAACAGTCTCTATCGTTGTTTTACTGCTTATCGCCATTATTACAACGCAAAGTATTAGTGAATTGAATAATCGGATGAATGTGGATTTGGAGCAGGAATTAAAAAGTGTTGGCTTATTAACAGCTATGAATTTAGACAGTGATGAAGTGAAAGACTTGCTGTCCGAAAAAGGGGAAACAAACGCAAAGTTTACAAAAATCCAAAAGCAACTTGATATGATTCAAGAACAGCAAGGTATTATGAGCTGGAGTTATATTTGGGATGTAAAGGATGAAGGTGGTGTCAACCCCATTGGCTATACCTCTAATCTAAATGAAGTATACGAAGCTGGTGAAATTTTTACTGAATTAGCGGATGAACATGTAGAAACAGCAAAATTAGCTATTGAAAATAATAGTACAGAGGTAACAGATATTTTCGAGGATCCTTTTGGCTCTTGGAGAACTGTTTTTAGTCCCATTAAAGATGATAGTGGACAACTGATTGCCCTATTAGGGATTGATTACTCCGCTGATTATATCAATACGATTATTAAAACAAGTGTAATCAAACAAATTGTCATTGCCATTATCGGTATTTTAATTTTATTAGTTTTAGTTTACATAATTATAGATCGACTTTTAAAACCACTGAAAAAAGTGGTGAATGTTGCCAACCAAGTGGCAAATGGTGAATTAATAGATGTTGATTTAGAGACATCAAAGGATGAAATTGGAAAATTATCTGAATCCATTCGGACAATGGTGGCTAATTTGCAACATATTATTTTAAACATACGAAATACATCCAATCATGTGTCTTCAGCAGCTAATCAGCTCACTGTACATGCTGGTGAAACCTATAGCAGCTCCACAAATATTGCATTAGATATGAATCAAATTACGCAAAATGCTGAGGCTTCGATGACCATGACCGAGGAAACAGCCGCTGCTATGGAGGAAACAGCAACAGGTATTCAGCAAATTGCTGATTCTGCAAACACTGCTGCGGAATCGTCTATCTCAGCATCACAGGCTTCTGAACGAGGCAATGAAGTTGTACAACAGGTTATTGCACAAATGGAATTAATTAATGATTCTGTTGAACAAATAGGGACAACCATTAATGGACTACATGTTAATACTAAAAAAATAAGTGAAATTGTTAGCTTAATTACTGCTATTGCCGATCAAACAAATCTATTAGCATTAAATGCTGCCATTGAAGCTGCACGAGCAGGTGAACATGGTAAAGGCTTTGCCGTTGTTGCGGATGAGGTGAGACGCTTAGCTGAACAATCCTCTCAATCAGCAACAGAAATTTACAATCTAATTAGTTCTATTCAATCTGATTCAAACGCTTCTATTACGGTCATGGAGAAGGGCAAAGAGGATGTTAAGGTAGGGATGGCATTTACGACTGAAGTAGGAGAAATCTTTAAAGAAATTCTTACTTCCTCAGAAGAAGTGGCTAGCCAAATACGTGAAATTTCTGCAGCCTCACAACAAATTTCCGCATCCTCAGAGGAAGTGGCGGCATCTGTGAATAATATTAAACAATCTGCAGAGCAGTCAGCGGAATTCTCTTCGAATGTATCGAAATCTACACAAGAGCAATTATCTACCATGCAGGAAGTAAAGGATGCCTCTTCGTCACTGGGCAAAACAGCAGAAGAACTGCAAGGTCTTGTGGCAAAATTCAAATTGGAGAATGATCATAATGGACATTAA
- a CDS encoding DUF1456 family protein codes for MTNNDILIRLRYAFDIKNVDMVEIFKLGGMDYTKEEVLNMLIKINDEEEAPEEYIKCNNKMLEAFLNGLITFKRGPQKPREGQTEGPLPVSGKESPNNMLLKKVKIALALTTEEMLELLYDGGIKVTKGELGAILRNPSHRNYKECGDSFVRNFLRGLTYKYRA; via the coding sequence ATGACGAATAACGATATCTTAATTCGTTTACGCTATGCGTTCGATATAAAAAATGTAGATATGGTAGAAATTTTCAAACTAGGTGGCATGGATTATACAAAGGAAGAAGTATTAAATATGCTGATTAAGATTAATGATGAGGAAGAAGCGCCGGAAGAATACATCAAATGTAATAACAAAATGTTAGAGGCTTTTTTAAATGGATTAATTACTTTTAAACGTGGGCCTCAGAAACCAAGGGAAGGACAGACAGAGGGGCCGCTACCTGTGTCTGGTAAAGAAAGCCCAAATAATATGCTATTAAAGAAAGTGAAAATTGCTTTAGCTTTAACAACTGAGGAGATGCTTGAGCTTTTATACGATGGCGGCATAAAAGTTACAAAAGGTGAATTAGGTGCTATTTTAAGAAATCCAAGTCATCGTAATTATAAAGAGTGCGGCGATTCATTCGTACGAAATTTTTTAAGAGGCTTAACATATAAATATAGAGCGTAA
- a CDS encoding alpha/beta-type small acid-soluble spore protein, whose translation MANNNRSSNKLLVPGVHEAVNQMKYEIAQEFGVQLGPEASSRANGSVGGEITKRLVEIAEKRSKGLL comes from the coding sequence ATGGCTAATAATAACCGCAGTTCAAATAAACTTCTAGTACCGGGTGTACATGAAGCTGTCAATCAAATGAAATATGAAATTGCACAAGAGTTTGGCGTTCAGCTTGGGCCAGAAGCATCTTCTCGCGCAAATGGTTCCGTTGGAGGAGAGATTACAAAACGCCTTGTTGAAATCGCTGAGAAACGTTCAAAGGGTTTATTATAA